A stretch of DNA from Thunnus thynnus chromosome 16, fThuThy2.1, whole genome shotgun sequence:
CTGTGGAACGAAGTCTTGTTCTTCAAACCAACTGATAAGAATATCCAGCACCATCAATACTGTAGACTGTAGACACAGAAATAggagaaaacaataaatcagacTGTTGAACTTGTTCAGAGTGTGAGGTAAATGTCCAAACGGGCAGGGGGTGTAATTTACCTGGTTGAGTCTGCTGACGATACTTAGGAAGGGAGGGAAGCCCACCTGAACACAGACGTGTGCTTTATTATATTACAGTAACATGTGGGGCTCCATTATTATTGTGGTCTGTTTAGATTTGACACTGTGGTTAAACAAGCTGTAGAATATAAGTCTTTATCTTTTTGTTACAACCTTGCTGTAGTCCAGTGCTGGTTCTGGTTCTGCATCTGTGTGGCAGGATGAAGTGCCCAAATAAATCTTCTCTCCTAAACAAAATCTCTTCCATCCCTCCTCATCTGTTAGCTTTGGCTGTAGGACAAACACGCACATACAAAGATGACGTTTAtaacaaatgcttttttttcttcttatcacTTCTAATTGCGAGTTATCTGCAATCATTATCTGCATGATGATATCTCACCATCAGCACATTGTCATCCAGATTCTGGCTGCTCCAGTGTCTCCTGTTCTTTGCGATACTCTGAAAGCAAAAAGGCAGAACACAGAAGGACTCAGAAAACAGATCATGAGGGTAAATATACTCTAGATGTGATCAGAATAATTTGCCTACAACAATCCTCtaattatttaaacattatttcacTGAGTTCACACGCCTTTACAGAAAGAAACTAACTAGAAATCATTCTGACAAcagcaaatacaaacaaattgGTCAAACAAGAATTTTTATAACTTGACTTTGGACTCTGGTAACTTTTGATGGGCTaattggacattttatagactaaatggaTGATACAAAGAACGACCGGAGCATTGTTTTGTTCTACCTGTCTGACATCTGAGAAGTGGCCGACTTGCTGCTGTTGCCAGCTGAGACTGGGAGAGAAACCCACCGGAGCAGCGTGGCACCCCGccacctgaaacacacatttatcagAGATCGTCTTATTCACCATCAGTGCCAACATCACATGTGACCCTGGCAGCTCATAACATATATCCAACTGAAGCATATAGCCATATCAAGGTTGTTATAAATTAATAGtacaaattacaacaaaagtACTATAAAAGGCAGACATTTTTCTTTGCAGCAGAAAAGTAATTCCCCCCTGTGGAGACATGCTTTACTGGTGTATATTTACTCACAGATGCATTaactgtttgtttcttctttagCTTCTTGGGGTCAATCTGAGCAACCACCACTTCTGGACACAATGATGCCTCCAGCCTGTTGAAAAGGACACACATCAGTCCAGTCATTAACTAACTAACTGCACTCTACTcacaaaaagatacaaaaacTGAGTACAACTTCTCTGTaagtgtgtatttttctgtaagTAGAGTACAGTTGAGCACAGAGTAGACATGGAAGCATAGAGaacatttctaaaatatttaggactaaaattaaaaactacCCTTTTATCGCGATATTTGGTGGCCCTCAGGACTGTGATCTATTCACCTCTACACAGTTAGAGACTTaagctttcacattttcattaaagCGACACCGTCTTCTGCTCCAGTGAAAATCTAATCGATTTTTTCTTAAACTGGAAAACTTCTACGTTTtccccttttcctctcctctttctacTTATTTATCTAttgctttttgctttgttttactATTGCTCTTTCAACAGAGGGAGAGCTGTTAAGATGTGCAGCTGTTAGTAAGTTCCCCGCTCTGGTGAGGGAGGAGTGATGAGGGGCTGTGGGGGAACTGGAATAAACAAATGAGGGGGAGTATTGGAATTAAATTTTCCTGTAATATGTTGAACCAACTCTTCACAATAGAATGTCAAAAACAAGGGGGTATGAATAGACCTTGCAAATGTTTGTCAAACCTGCACTAATTAATAAAGAAATTaatacaaaaaggaaaaagaaaacatgtcactGGCGTCGCATTTAACATCACACTGACTGCCACAGTGAAATCCTACTCTGAATGTTACATTAGCTGCTTGGTGAGCACTCTACTCCTCTATATTTACAACATTTCTAGCTACAGCATCAGTGTAGTGGAgttacaatataatataaattaagCAGACTAATTCTCTACTGTCCAAACAGGAGAAAAGCAGGTGTTTTAAGTGAGCTTACTGCACTTGTCGGAGGTATTCCTGGGGGTTTCTCGGCGGTGCTTTCAGGTCCACGTCTGTTGAACTGTCTCCAAACTCAATGGGCAGCAGCCTCGGCATTAACTCCTCCACGTCCGACTTCATTTTGTATCACTTGGAAGCAAATTTCTATCAAACCATGCAAATGAAGTGCCGTCtaacaacagaaaaagtctTCTGGCAACCAAAACATCCAAGTTTTAACAACACTCGAACTAGGCGGCCATCTTGCTGGTaaggtaaaagtaaaaaaacataGACGCGGAGTTATGACGCTTTCTTTGCGCGCTGCgttggttgccatggtaataAACGCCAACGCGTGTCGTCATCTTTTTATAGATAAAAGGGGGCGAAGTccacaaaatgttgatttttttccactctGAAATGCAAATTATAGAATTTTCTTCTAATATTAAGCtctaaagtaaaataaaaaccttttacCAGCGACCAGATCGATTCAAGATGTTTATAGTCACTTGTTATACAAGTACAATCGTGTGAAATACTTTGGCTGGGAGGCTCCATTAACTGTAGAAACAGtgaatacatatatataaaaagacataaaaatatgatgacaaaatataagagcattaaaaaaaatactatacAGACTATACGCAcaaaggttgtaaaaaaaacaaacgtgtTGAATGTTAATGATTATCATGCTTGCCTTAGCACATATCTTATCTCAGCTCTCTCATTTGCCATTGAGTCTTCATGACAGCAACAGCTTAGAGGCAATGTCCACTTGCCAGCACAACTGACCGGAGTTATTTTCCCCAATTATGGGCATTTTCTCTTGATACACTACTGTTAAAACGTGAGGAATGGCTGTTTCACTGGCTTACATGTTCCTGTGGGGTACAGGCATAGTTTTTATGATTTTACCTCACTTAAATCTGGGCTTGTTGTCTGACTACAAGATCTGTGGAGATTCTGAGTGTGCAAGTAAGTGCTAAAGCTACTAATATATCATTCTAACGcattatatactgtaataaaCTATGTCTATAACGTGGCTTTTTTTCAAAGCAATCGTATTTCATAGTAATTAATTTATTCACCTATTTCAACTATCTATCCATTGTTATCACCTATGTGAATCTTTATGTCTCTGccactgtgcgtgtgtgtgcgtgcgtgcgtgcgtgcgtgcgtgtgtgtgtgtgtgtgtgtgtgtgtgtgtgtgtaggcatgATGAGCAGGGTACAGGCCACCAGGGACCACCATGGTAAGGACTGTCGTTTCCTGAGCTTCAGACGAGGAGACACCATCCTTGTTTACCACAAACTGACCGGAAAGAGGGAAGACCTCTGGGCAGGCAGTGTACGTCTGATATCTCTGTatgtctctgtctttttgtctgtctttttgtctgtcggtctgtctgtctgtatccctgtctctttaaagcaaaatataatgaataacCTACCCCATTGAAATAGTCTCTCATCTCTGGTTCTATAGGTTAAAATGTGAGATTAGTCTTGATTATAATACAGATAGTTGAGGTTCTCTGCACTGATTGGTTGAGCCATGTTGGAAGCTTTTGCAATACTGTGGCTGAGAAACACAAATGCCTGTGAGAGCACCTCACTTCATTTATATAATGATAGTGACAGAACTAGTGAATAATAACAATCATTGCAACTTGTTTGTCTTCTATCTTAGcaatcactttatttattacttAACGTTTATTTTATATGGACAAGAATATAGCATGAACCAGTGTCACATATCACAACATTTATAGTCTATTCTAGTTTGCAATACCTGTCCTTACTTGGatctttaaaatacaaactgtaTAAAAACAGCATTGTTTGTTAGAAATATAAGATGTAATTCTTTATTTAGATAAAAGACTTCTTAAAGACTTTGACATGCTACCACACAATACAGTTCCTAATAGTGATTTATGAGCCTTTGGGATTTTACTTAAACTTCTAAGTGTTCTAAAATCCGACAGCCACTACTTTGAGTGTCTTatagcaaaaacaaaatcagtgcTTATTTCCATCAAGCTGGAAGCTTTTACTAAGGAATGATTCACCCAAACATACACCtgcatacacaaaaaatgcTTGTTAAGACTTTGTATGTAGAAATGTATGGATATAGTTGAATGAGATGTGAAATGATCAGTAATATGATAAAATTAAGATTATAATTTAATCTTACATTGTGATAGCAATCAAACCCTTAGCTGAGAAAACATGTCAGGATtgaaaaatggcagaaacaAAGCAGTAAAAAGAATTCAGTTGAAGTATCAACTGACCTTTTTTGTGGATGATTCTTTTCTGTAACACATATTTGCATGAGCTGAAATATACAGCAAATGCAATATATAtcaagttaaaaacaaaaataatgataataaataataataaataatataaaatttgCATACAGATTCTGTCTGCTTTTTCTGTTGTGAGAAATCAGACTCACAATCCAAGCCTGCTTTCTGACAGGACTGCACAATATCATGCTTTTCAAGTGCATCACTTGACTATAAAGCTGGcactgaaaatgactgaaaactgaGGGAGGAAACCTTTGAAGAAATTTAACAAATGagctttgtgtgtttctcatttGCTCTCATATTGACTCTCCTGTGTGCTCTACTTCAATTCTTCAACAATGCTGCTGTGGCTTTataactgtgatttttttttttatttcagattgACAGAAAGTTTGGTTATTTCCCAAAGGAAGCAGTGGAAGAGGAGCAGGTTTATGCGACTATGGAGAAAATAGTGGAGACACAGGTGAATAAGCTTTAATTTCACTAACTCTTCTTTTATAATAAGTACGAAAGTTGATGGAATAAGAATAAACCTACATTTACAATACatgtaaattattttcttgctttctcagaaaattatttatttattcctgtaGCATTGAGGTTACTTGTTACTTAAGTgccatatttttatttcctctcctcaTTCAGGAATCAGATTTCTACTGTATGGATGAGTTTGGGTATCCCATTGACTCTGGTCATTTGGACactgatggtgatgatgatgacagtgatCAGGAAATCCCAATCCAGGAGTCAGAAGCGACCCAAACCAGCCCATACACTGATGACACTAATGCTGGAAGTCCTTTGACATCTGAAGACGCCACTACAGAATCTCCAGTGCAGGAATCTGAAGTCGCATCAGCAGAAGAGAACgaaaacaaaaatgatggtGATGACGCTGCCGGGACTCACGCAGAAGTGGACGAGACTCCTGCAGCTCTGAATGAACAAGGTGggtcttcctcctcttcctggcTCAGTTCTTCAGTGACAGGATGGTTAGGTCTGGCAAATGAGGAAGAACCTGGTGATGTGgctgaaggagagaaaaaagatgagATTGAAGAGACACAGGCTAAAGATTCTTTCACTTCTTCGATGACGGGGTGGCTGGGGCTGGGAGGAGAAGGGAAACCTGATGATGCCAAAGACAGTGTAAACAGtcaagaagaagatggagaaaCTGCCGATTCTTTCACTTCAACTATGACCGGGTGGCTTGGTTTTGGAGGCGAGAAAAAGACGGAACAAGAGCACGATGAAGAAACAAAAATGGATGAAGAAAAAGAAC
This window harbors:
- the gemin2 gene encoding gem-associated protein 2, whose amino-acid sequence is MKSDVEELMPRLLPIEFGDSSTDVDLKAPPRNPQEYLRQVQLEASLCPEVVVAQIDPKKLKKKQTVNASVAGCHAAPVGFSPSLSWQQQQVGHFSDVRQSIAKNRRHWSSQNLDDNVLMPKLTDEEGWKRFCLGEKIYLGTSSCHTDAEPEPALDYSKVGFPPFLSIVSRLNQSTVLMVLDILISWFEEQDFVPQLGRWLYALLACLEKPLLPEAHSSIRQLARRCAQLRSTLESQEDEKLPALNLIICLVARYFEQNDLADQPV